The sequence below is a genomic window from Triticum dicoccoides isolate Atlit2015 ecotype Zavitan unplaced genomic scaffold, WEW_v2.0 scaffold166272, whole genome shotgun sequence.
ATCGGTGACATCAATCGACCGAGAATTAGTGCCCAGCCCTAGGAGTATCCCTTAATTATTTATTTAAGCAACATGGTGCTACGTGCATGCATGCATAGCCGCATGCATATATACTTGGTACGTAGCCTAGTACGGAATCTGCCCGAGCACGGGGGGCGGGCTGTAGCTGCAGATGACAAACACGCCAGCGTTGCCGTCACAGAGGACAGCGCCGCAGCCGATGGTCTTGGTGTCCCTCCACACCAACTGCAGGTATCCCATGCACGACTCACCCGTAGGTGCGGAGCAGGTGTTGGTGGCGTGGTCGTAGTACTGCTTCCCGGACGCCCAATAAATCACTGCGTCCACCGCATTCCATTCGGCCCCAGCGGCCCGAAAAAGGTTCTCTCCGTATGGGCGCACCTCCGGAGAGAGTAGTAGCTGGCAGTCGGCACGGCGCTTCTCCGCGTACGACTGCGCGTACGCCGCCACTATGGGGTCCCACGTCACTGGCCCCACACCGACGGCGGCGCGCACTTCATTGTGGGCGTTCAGCATGTCATCGGCCCCGTTCTGGGCGGTGACGATCATGGCGGACGCGAGAGCTAAGAGCAGTGCCGCCGCTAGCTTTGGCGAGTACTCCATCGCTAATGATGCCTTAGGAAATGGAGGAAAGATGTGCGTGTGTGTAATGATGGATGAGATTTGCTGTGTCACCGTGAGTTGTGTATTTATACTAGTGCACAAGCTAGCTCGATGGGTTGCTTCTCTAAACACCTAATCTTAGAGTCATTATTATTCTCCGTTCAATAGGTAAACAAGAATATCCACTTTTACGTACTGGGCAAATTCCCATACATGTGCCTGGTCCAAAAATTCAAGCCACTCAGGAAGCGGAGACCTCATCAATTCAAACAAAAAAAATAAGCGGACGCCTCATCGGTTTGAAAAAAGTAACCAACCTGTTGTTGGCTAATTTGGTCTGGCGGGCGGTAGGTATGAAAAAAAAAAGAATATCCACTTGCCCGGTTGAAAACTTGAAG
It includes:
- the LOC119344359 gene encoding pathogenesis-related protein 1-like; this encodes MEYSPKLAAALLLALASAMIVTAQNGADDMLNAHNEVRAAVGVGPVTWDPIVAAYAQSYAEKRRADCQLLLSPEVRPYGENLFRAAGAEWNAVDAVIYWASGKQYYDHATNTCSAPTGESCMGYLQLVWRDTKTIGCGAVLCDGNAGVFVICSYSPPPVLGQIPY